One window of the Anopheles cruzii chromosome 2, idAnoCruzAS_RS32_06, whole genome shotgun sequence genome contains the following:
- the LOC128267381 gene encoding MIT domain-containing protein 1-like, whose translation MATGQLMAVTLLTRAIEYDVVGRKLEALKLYEDGIEALLKESKAETDAKKKHHYQTKIVEYMNRAEQVKELVTRWKSKGVISDKIHIVEGATGYGYGRIFGEYLNDDVRELLIEEPYVRDHYQICNVVMLCELAVRSCRNLKFIQLLTVQDAKNNDEQGRAFGTLKESLQKHAVKFVVEYSEHMHDRQVILSNGYVVKIGRGLNYFKPSPSRYQLGAFDYHYRECRETNVDVFYCPENNKS comes from the exons ATGGCGACCGGACAGCTGATGGCCGTCACGCTGCTGACGCGCGCCATCGAGTACGATGTGGTGGGCCGAAAGCTGGAAGCGCTCAAACTTTACGAGGACGGAATCGAGGCGCTACTCAAAGAATCCAAAG CTGAAACGGATGCGAAAAAGAAGCACCACTACCAAACGAAGATCGTCGAGTACATGAACCGTGCGGAACAGGTGAAAGAGCTCGTGACACGGTGGAAAAGTAAAGGCGTGATTAGTGACAAAATCCACATCGTCGAGGGGGCCACCGGTTACGGGTACGGGCGGATCTTTGGCGAGTACTTAAACGATGACGTGCGCGAGCTGCTGATCGAGGAACCGTACGTCCGGGATCACTATCAGATCTGCAACGTCGTGATGCTCTGCGAGCTGGCCGTGCGCAGCTGCCGTAATCTGAAGTTTATTCAACTGCTGACCGTGCAGGACGCGAAAAACAACGACGAACAGGGCCGCGCGTTCGGGACGCTGAAGGAAAGTTTGCAGAAACACGCCGTTAAGTTTGTGGTCGAATACTCGGAGCATATGCACGATCGCCAAGTGAT ATTAAGCAATGGTTACGTGGTGAAGATTGGCCGGGGCTTGAACTACTTCAAACCGTCGCCCAGCCGGTACCAGCTCGGTGCATTCGACTACCACTACCGCGAGTGCCGCGAAACGAACGTGGACGTGTTCTACTGTCCCGAGAATAATAAATCATGA
- the LOC128279099 gene encoding uncharacterized protein LOC128279099, whose product MSCDEPKILYRIAVPSDCERIREALLTFHYPKESVHVAYVGQQIADPLRDDAQYALTFVQQGMAVIAIDVDHNRIVGVSIARCVRSGTAEQLLDEATTLGEGRRAEVLRLYAHLERNADVCGRFRVRRTYHVFVLAVDPRERRRAIGQKLMEFQLARGKSLEYRVVSADFTSDQAARIGARIDMRCVSALALGQYRNPSGEQPFVAPPDRIISTYARYVAGV is encoded by the coding sequence ATGAGTTGTGACGAACCGAAAATCCTGTACCGCATAGCGGTACCAAGTGACTGTGAACGGATCCGGGAGGCGTTGTTGACGTTCCACTACCCGAAGGAGTCAGTTCACGTAGCGTACGTCGGACAACAGATCGCCGATCCGCTGCGGGATGATGCCCAGTACGCGCTCACCTTCGTGCAGCAGGGTATGGCGGTGATAGCCATCGATGTGGACCACAATCGGATCGTTGGAGTATCGATCGCTCGGTGTGTACGCTCGGGCACCGCGGAACAACTGCTGGACGAGGCCACCACCCTGGGAGAGGGTAGAAGGGCCGAGGTACTGAGGCTGTACGCGCATCTCGAACGTAATGCGGACGTTTGTGGGCGGTTTCGGGTGCGTCGAACGTACCACGTGTTTGTGCTGGCCGTGGATCCCCGCGAACGACGTAGGGCCATCGGCCAGAAGTTGATGGAGTTCCAGCTGGCCCGTGGAAAGTCCTTGGAGTACCGGGTAGTTAGTGCGGATTTCACCAGCGACCAGGCGGCCCGCATTGGTGCCCGAATCGATATGAGGTGCGTCAGTGCATTGGCCCTCGGCCAGTACCGGAACCCGTCCGGGGAGCAGCCTTTTGTGGCTCCTCCAGATCGCATCATCAGCACCTACGCGAGGTATGTGGCCGGTGTGTAA